A single Mercenaria mercenaria strain notata chromosome 9, MADL_Memer_1, whole genome shotgun sequence DNA region contains:
- the LOC123548044 gene encoding alpha-2C adrenergic receptor-like isoform X2, giving the protein MKSNGFDDMNNCTTATVLETAMNKTDEINAGYIPKGYSVPHIILTSILLSIIMFVIVFGNLLVVVAIFTDKTLKTTQNWFIASLAVADFLLGLVIMPFSLANEMMGYWYFGTVWCDLWKAIDVLLCTASILSICLISLDRYWSITRAITYSRTRTPKKASLMIAAIWFLSAIICVPPLIGWKNPLPVTDYPLCLLSDDIGYVLYSTMGSFYIPCVIMVFVYFKIYRAAKRLARKNIQKKRNKKQMPEIKEDMNTQFNSMDAESSVRITPENERKPVMIKPRLESLKENEYDSIMSNDKELQVRQNFRTDFEISKEDKTYNMKESKVAKRQDSTSSELTRNNSSDSAKSQTCKHSEEQAFKQEPRRISMQKISEKFSKKRHRSNGNKSSKGWRAASLREHERQKRKIAKARERRATIVLGLVMAAFILCWCPFFTLYIITSFCYCVGEIVFTVVFWAGYCNSALNPIIYTVFNRDFRHAFHRIICKNGLRCP; this is encoded by the exons AT GAAATCAAATGGTTTTGATGATATGAACAACTGCACAACTGCCACCGTATTAGAAACAGCAATGAATAAAACTGATGAGATAAATGCTGGCTACATTCCAAAAGGTTACAGTGTTCCACATATCATTTTGACATCTATTCTGTTATCTATAATAATGTTCGTGATCGTGTTTGGAAATCTTCTTGTTGTTGTTGCAATTTTCACTGACAAAACGCTTAAAACAACACAAAACTGGTTCATTGCTTCGCTTGCAGTAGCAGACTTCCTGCTAGGTTTAGTGATAATGCCATTTTCGTTAGCTAACGAAATGATGGGTTACTGGTATTTTGGAACAGTATGGTGTGATCTATGGAAAGCCATAGATGTGTTACTTTGTACAGCCTCAATACTGAGTATTTGTCTAATAAGCCTCGATCGGTATTGGTCGATTACCCGGGCTATTACATATTCACGGACAAGAACTCCAAAGAAAGCTTCCTTAATGATAGCGGCAATTTGGTTTTTATCGGCTATTATTTGCGTCCCACCGTTAATAGGTTGGAAGAATCCTCTACCTGTAACAGACTATCCCTTGTGCCTTCTTAGCGATGATATCGGCTACGTACTGTATTCAACAATGGGATCTTTCTACATTCCGTGTGTGATTATGGTATTTGTGTACTTTAAGATATATCGTGCAGCCAAACGCCttgcaagaaaaaatatacaaaagaaaagaaataagaaaCAGATGCCAGAGATAAAAGAGGATATGAACACGCAATTCAATTCCATGGATGCAGAAAGTTCTGTTCGGATAACTCCCGAAAATGAACGCAAACCTGTAATGATAAAACCTCGGTTGGAAAGTCTCAAGGAAAACGAGTACGATTCAATAATGTCAAATGACAAAGAACTTCAGGTGCGGCAGAATTTCAGGACAGACTTTGAAATATCAAAAGAGGATAAAACCTATAACATGAAAGAATCTAAGGTGGCAAAGCGACAAGACTCGACGAGCTCTGAACTAACAAGAAATAACAGCTCTGACTCCGCAAAAAGTCAAACGTGCAAACATTCCGAAGAACAAGCTTTTAAACAGGAACCGAGAAGAATAAGCATGCAAAAGATAAGTGAGAAATTCTCAAAGAAAAGACATCGCTCAAATGGAAATAAAAGTTCAAAAGGCTGGCGGGCAGCTTCTTTACGTGAACATGAGCGTCAAAAACGAAAAATAGCCAAAGCTCGTGAAAGAAGAGCAACTATTGTTCTTGGTTTAGTTATGGCGGCTTTTATTCTGTGCTGGTGCCCTTTCTTCACCCTATATATAATTACATCATTTTGTTACTGTGTAGGAGAAATTGTATTCACAGTGGTCTTCTGGGCAGGCTATTGTAATTCAGCACTGAATCCAATTATTTACACTGTCTTCAATCGTGATTTCAGACATGCCTTTCACAGAATTATCTGCAAAAACGGCCTACGATGCCCTTAA
- the LOC123548044 gene encoding alpha-2C adrenergic receptor-like isoform X1, producing the protein MSVYLKCCEEFRERKNIAVGGVYLKMVDTSSIFLFRKSNGFDDMNNCTTATVLETAMNKTDEINAGYIPKGYSVPHIILTSILLSIIMFVIVFGNLLVVVAIFTDKTLKTTQNWFIASLAVADFLLGLVIMPFSLANEMMGYWYFGTVWCDLWKAIDVLLCTASILSICLISLDRYWSITRAITYSRTRTPKKASLMIAAIWFLSAIICVPPLIGWKNPLPVTDYPLCLLSDDIGYVLYSTMGSFYIPCVIMVFVYFKIYRAAKRLARKNIQKKRNKKQMPEIKEDMNTQFNSMDAESSVRITPENERKPVMIKPRLESLKENEYDSIMSNDKELQVRQNFRTDFEISKEDKTYNMKESKVAKRQDSTSSELTRNNSSDSAKSQTCKHSEEQAFKQEPRRISMQKISEKFSKKRHRSNGNKSSKGWRAASLREHERQKRKIAKARERRATIVLGLVMAAFILCWCPFFTLYIITSFCYCVGEIVFTVVFWAGYCNSALNPIIYTVFNRDFRHAFHRIICKNGLRCP; encoded by the coding sequence ATGAGTGTATATCTCAAATGCTGCGAGGAATTTCGTGAACGGAAAAATATTGCAGTTGGTGGGGTGTATTTAAAAATGGTTGATACCTcaagtatttttctttttagGAAATCAAATGGTTTTGATGATATGAACAACTGCACAACTGCCACCGTATTAGAAACAGCAATGAATAAAACTGATGAGATAAATGCTGGCTACATTCCAAAAGGTTACAGTGTTCCACATATCATTTTGACATCTATTCTGTTATCTATAATAATGTTCGTGATCGTGTTTGGAAATCTTCTTGTTGTTGTTGCAATTTTCACTGACAAAACGCTTAAAACAACACAAAACTGGTTCATTGCTTCGCTTGCAGTAGCAGACTTCCTGCTAGGTTTAGTGATAATGCCATTTTCGTTAGCTAACGAAATGATGGGTTACTGGTATTTTGGAACAGTATGGTGTGATCTATGGAAAGCCATAGATGTGTTACTTTGTACAGCCTCAATACTGAGTATTTGTCTAATAAGCCTCGATCGGTATTGGTCGATTACCCGGGCTATTACATATTCACGGACAAGAACTCCAAAGAAAGCTTCCTTAATGATAGCGGCAATTTGGTTTTTATCGGCTATTATTTGCGTCCCACCGTTAATAGGTTGGAAGAATCCTCTACCTGTAACAGACTATCCCTTGTGCCTTCTTAGCGATGATATCGGCTACGTACTGTATTCAACAATGGGATCTTTCTACATTCCGTGTGTGATTATGGTATTTGTGTACTTTAAGATATATCGTGCAGCCAAACGCCttgcaagaaaaaatatacaaaagaaaagaaataagaaaCAGATGCCAGAGATAAAAGAGGATATGAACACGCAATTCAATTCCATGGATGCAGAAAGTTCTGTTCGGATAACTCCCGAAAATGAACGCAAACCTGTAATGATAAAACCTCGGTTGGAAAGTCTCAAGGAAAACGAGTACGATTCAATAATGTCAAATGACAAAGAACTTCAGGTGCGGCAGAATTTCAGGACAGACTTTGAAATATCAAAAGAGGATAAAACCTATAACATGAAAGAATCTAAGGTGGCAAAGCGACAAGACTCGACGAGCTCTGAACTAACAAGAAATAACAGCTCTGACTCCGCAAAAAGTCAAACGTGCAAACATTCCGAAGAACAAGCTTTTAAACAGGAACCGAGAAGAATAAGCATGCAAAAGATAAGTGAGAAATTCTCAAAGAAAAGACATCGCTCAAATGGAAATAAAAGTTCAAAAGGCTGGCGGGCAGCTTCTTTACGTGAACATGAGCGTCAAAAACGAAAAATAGCCAAAGCTCGTGAAAGAAGAGCAACTATTGTTCTTGGTTTAGTTATGGCGGCTTTTATTCTGTGCTGGTGCCCTTTCTTCACCCTATATATAATTACATCATTTTGTTACTGTGTAGGAGAAATTGTATTCACAGTGGTCTTCTGGGCAGGCTATTGTAATTCAGCACTGAATCCAATTATTTACACTGTCTTCAATCGTGATTTCAGACATGCCTTTCACAGAATTATCTGCAAAAACGGCCTACGATGCCCTTAA